TGAGGAATTCTGGGCGGAAGTACTGTTTCAACTCTTCATTGACCAGCGATCGAATCCTTTGATATTTGGATTCTTCTTCATCTTCGGCAATATCGAAGCCCAGGGTGATTGCGCCCTTCTCGATTACCTTAGAGCCAATGTTAGAAGTCATGATCAGCAAGGTATTCTTGAAGTCAACCGTGCGTCCCTTGGAGTCAGTCAAACGACCATCTTCCAGGATTTGCAACAGCAAGTTGAATACATCGGGGTGAGCTTTTTCAATTTCATCGAACAATACCACCGTGTAGGGGCGACGACGCACCGCTTCAGTGAGTTGACCGCCTTCGTTGTAGCCCACATAGCCAGGAGGCGAGCCAATCAGCTTGGATACCGTGTGCCGCTCCATAAACTCAGACATGTCCAGACGGATCATGGCATCTTCGGAGCCAAAGAAGTAGGTGGCAAGCGCCTTGGTTAGCTCAGTTTTACCAACCCCAGTGGGGCCAGAGAAGATAAAGCTAGCGATCGGTCGATCGGGACTCTTGAGGCCAACCCTGGCGCGGCGAATTGCCCTGGAAATAGCCTTAACTGCTTCTTCCTGGCCAATAATGCGCTGATGCAGGGTATCTTCCATTTGCATCAACTTGGCGGACTCAGACTCGGTTAGCTTGCTCACTGGCACACCAGTCCAGGAACTGACAATATAGGCAATGTCCTCTTCGTCCACGACTGGAGAAACTTCTTCGCCTGTTTCTTCTGATTTTTTGGCCTGGGTGATCGAGCGGATTTCTTGCTTGATTTCCATCTCCCGATCGCGTAGTTCCCCGGCCTTGTCAAATTCCTGGGCTCTGGCCGCTTCTTCTTTTTCCTTGACGACCTGGCGCAACTCTTTGTCTAGTTCTTTGGCCGCCGGAGGCAATTGGGAATTAATTAACCGTACCCGTGAGCCAGCTTCGTCGATCAAGTCGATCGCCTTGTCGGGCAAGTAACGATCGGAAATATAGCGATCGGATAGTTTGGCTGCTGCTTCAAGCGCATCATCGGAAATTTTTAGTTTGTGGTGCTGTTCATAGCGCTCACGCAAACCATAGAGAATTTCGATCGTTTCGGCCACACTGGGTTCACCGACATACACAGGCTGGAAGCGACGTTCTAGAGCCGCATCCCGCTCGATGTGTTTGCGGTATTCATCCAGGGTGGTTGCCCCAATACATTGCAGTTCACCTCTGGCCAAAGCAGGCTTGAGGATATTAGCAGCATCGATCGCCCCTTCGGCAGCACCAGCACCGATCAGGGTATGGACTTCATCAATTACCAGAATCACATTTGAAGCCGATCGAATCTCGTCCATGATCTTCTTCAGCCGCTCTTCAAATTCACCGCGATACTTGGTACCGGCTACCAGCAAGCCAATATCAAGGGTGACTACGCGCTTTTCTTGCAAAATATCTGGTACGTCGGTGTCGTTAATCCGCTGTGCCAAACCTTCGGCGATCGCGGTTTTACCAACCCCAGGCTCACCGATCAGCACCGGGTTATTCTTGGTACGACGGCCAAGGATTTGAATTACCCGCTCAATTTCCTTCTGGCGACCAACTACGGGATCCAGCTTACCTTCCGATGCCATCTGGGTTAGGTTCGAGCCAAACTCATCCAGGGTTGGGGTTTTGGTACGTCCCTGACTGCCACCAGAGGGCACTTCAGCAGTCTCGCCTAACATGCGGATGACTTGGGTACGCACCTTGGATAGATCAACGCCAAGGTTTTCTAATACTCTGGCTGCAACCCCTTCGCCTTCACGAATCAGCCCTAAGAGCAAATGCTCAGTGCCAATATAGTTGTGGCCAAGTTGCCTGGCTTCTTCTAAGGAAAGTTCTAAAACGCGCTTTGCTCTTGGCGTAAAGGGAATTTCAACCGCCACAAACCCAGAGCCGCGACCAATAATTTTTTCTACTTCGATGCGAGCATCTTTAAGGTTTACTCCCATGGATTTCAGCACTTTGGCAGCAACGCCAGTACCTTCTCCAATCAACCCTAAGAGAATCTGTTCTGTGCCAACAAAGTTGTGCCCCAGACGACGAGCCTCCTCTTGGGCCAGCATAATGACTTTGATAGCCTTTTCTGTAAAGCGTTCAAACATGGCGTTCTTCCCACTAGTTGGTGCGTTCCGGTTAGTGATAATACTAGCATAGGCTATATGTGGGTTGATTGGTACGGGTTTCACCCATAAAATCCCTATAACCTAGTGCGGTTATGACCTATACCTGAGGGCGGATAACTGACATAAGATTGATTTAAATCCAAATAAATTTGTTTTGAGGGAATAAAACGATCGATCGCTATGCCCCATTATCTATCTCTGGTCGATCGTTGTTGCCACTGTTACCAAATATGAAAAAATGTCGTGGCTAAATCATTTAAATTATTAAATTATCTAATCCAAGTTGCCGATCGCCTTTGAATTTTTAATTGTTAATTCCTAGGCGCTGGTTACAAAGCATCAACGATCGCTACGGATCGATCAACTTTACTCCCTTCCGGTTCGGCACCTAATTCAAACAGCTTCGCCGTAACCCGTTGCCAGATCTGTTCTTGCCACTCTGCCAGCAACATCCCAAATTCTGGCTCCTGCAAACCCTTTCGCCACATGATCAAAGCATCTTCACCCGTGATTTGATAATAACCGTGCCTGCGCCCCACCTCCAGAAAATCAAAATTTTCATAAAGCTTAATTGCATACTGGTTTGATTCTCTTACCTCAAGTACAGTCCACTCCGCCGCATCATCCCGCGCCACCTTGAGCAAACCCCACACCAGCAAATGCCCAAACCCAAGGCTCTGCCAATCTGGCTGCACTGCCAGGATTGTAATGTGGGATTCCTCTAGTACGCGCCATAAACAGCCATAGCCAAGCACCTGCTTAGCCTCATTAATCAGCGCGATCAAGGTGCTTTTGGGGTTTTCGATCTCCTGCTCATAGGCTTGCAAACTCCACAGCCCACCCAGGCAGGTATCATCGATCGTTTTGATCTGCGTTAACAGCTCTTTACTGACCTGGCATAGTTTTAGCTGATGCATTTATTTAGTGATCATGAATAGCGCTAAAACAATCACCAGCACGCCCACAATAATTAGCAATAGCATCATGGCGATCGCCCTCTTTAAATTTCAATTAATCAACCTCATCTATTATAAAAACGCAGTCCTGCAAGTAGTTAGCTTTGGCTATGGGGGTAAGGTTTGCTCAAGCACCAAATGGCAACGTTTGCCCATAAGATCAAGTTTTACTCAACTTGAACTCGACAATTTATACTTAATAGATACTTATAGCCGCTAACTTTCTGCTACTGGCGATCTCGTGAGACTCTATGACTTGGTTAGCGATCGGTTTTGATTAAATCAGCGTTACTCAGTTACTCAATTACTCAGTTTATCTATCGGTAAGATTATGGGCTAGTTTCTGAGCTATGTGCCCGAATAAGTTTTCTAGTAAATTTCCCAGTAAATTTCCCAGCGAGTTTTCAAGTGAGTTTTTAAGTGAGTTTTTAAGTACGTTGCTTACAAAACAAAGCCTTTTGTAATTCCGCATTCCATCGCTCCGCATAATCACAATCGCTATATTCCTTGAAATATGGCCCACCCAGCGTGTAATGCACCAACGAAACATCAGGATCATAATCATAGACCCCCACCAGATGATTCCAGCGTTTGGGCAGATCGCCAATCAGCGCCTCAGACTCTAACCATTTAAACTGATGCAAATTCAAGCCAGTCGCCCCATTAACATAATTTGGGCTCAGCGATCGGCATTTGGCATTATTAAACAACATCACACTCGACCAGTTTTTCTTGACATATTTCGTCTGGGCTTGGCCAAGGAACTTGGTACTTTCCTGGGGAGTATAATCATGCTTGACCACCATCACCGCATAGCGATCGTCACACAGAGCCCACAGATTGGCAACATCATCCAGCATTAGCATGTCGCAATCCATAAAAATCGACCAACCCTGATAACCAGACAAATAGGGCGTAAGAAAACGAGAAAAGGAAAAATCAGTGGATTGCAACGGATGGCGATCGCGGGTCATAATCCCACCTAGCTGAGATAACATCAGGGGCACGATCTGCACCGGTTGTGAAGCGCGACAATGAATGCTGTGTGCCAGGACATGAAAGGCGATCGCTTCCCTGGGGTCATAGCCAATATAAACATTAATCATTAATTGCGAATTAACCCCCAAGAGATGATTAGATATCTTGCCTTAATTACTAAGCAGATTAATTACTGAGCAGAAAACGAATGTATCATGCTCCTAAATTTAGCTGATTGGGTAGTGTAGGTGATAGCGATCGTAAACCAGGCTAGCTCAAATGATTGATCCAGCATAATTGCCAAATTCTAAATTGGATCTGCTCAAACTGCCTCTAAAACTTGCAATATATTGAAAGATTGAAATTAACAATGGATATCCAAGGCACTCCTCCATCCGAACCCCAACTCTTGACCTTGCAAGATCTGAACCTGAGAATGCAGCTATCTGAATTGCCGGTAGTGGCTCAAGATCATATGCAGCAACAGCGCTGGCCAGAGGCGATCCTGTGTTATCACAAATTGCTGGAGGTTTTGGCACAGTTTGAGGCATTTGGGCAGGCTCAGGCTATTAGTGAGAATAGCAATTCAGCCGATGTCGATCGCCCTGACAAGAATGAAGTTCCGCCCCAAGAAATCCTTAGCAATGCCTGTTGTGGTTTGGGAGTGGCACTTAGCAA
The sequence above is a segment of the Pseudanabaena sp. PCC 7367 genome. Coding sequences within it:
- the rimI gene encoding ribosomal protein S18-alanine N-acetyltransferase — translated: MHQLKLCQVSKELLTQIKTIDDTCLGGLWSLQAYEQEIENPKSTLIALINEAKQVLGYGCLWRVLEESHITILAVQPDWQSLGFGHLLVWGLLKVARDDAAEWTVLEVRESNQYAIKLYENFDFLEVGRRHGYYQITGEDALIMWRKGLQEPEFGMLLAEWQEQIWQRVTAKLFELGAEPEGSKVDRSVAIVDAL
- a CDS encoding ATP-dependent Clp protease ATP-binding subunit, whose amino-acid sequence is MFERFTEKAIKVIMLAQEEARRLGHNFVGTEQILLGLIGEGTGVAAKVLKSMGVNLKDARIEVEKIIGRGSGFVAVEIPFTPRAKRVLELSLEEARQLGHNYIGTEHLLLGLIREGEGVAARVLENLGVDLSKVRTQVIRMLGETAEVPSGGSQGRTKTPTLDEFGSNLTQMASEGKLDPVVGRQKEIERVIQILGRRTKNNPVLIGEPGVGKTAIAEGLAQRINDTDVPDILQEKRVVTLDIGLLVAGTKYRGEFEERLKKIMDEIRSASNVILVIDEVHTLIGAGAAEGAIDAANILKPALARGELQCIGATTLDEYRKHIERDAALERRFQPVYVGEPSVAETIEILYGLRERYEQHHKLKISDDALEAAAKLSDRYISDRYLPDKAIDLIDEAGSRVRLINSQLPPAAKELDKELRQVVKEKEEAARAQEFDKAGELRDREMEIKQEIRSITQAKKSEETGEEVSPVVDEEDIAYIVSSWTGVPVSKLTESESAKLMQMEDTLHQRIIGQEEAVKAISRAIRRARVGLKSPDRPIASFIFSGPTGVGKTELTKALATYFFGSEDAMIRLDMSEFMERHTVSKLIGSPPGYVGYNEGGQLTEAVRRRPYTVVLFDEIEKAHPDVFNLLLQILEDGRLTDSKGRTVDFKNTLLIMTSNIGSKVIEKGAITLGFDIAEDEEESKYQRIRSLVNEELKQYFRPEFLNRLDEIIVFRQLTKDEVKEIANLLLKEVFVRLREKDIELSVTTKFMDRLVEEGYNPSYGARPLRRAIMRLLEDSLAEEILTGKVRAGAAVEMDVDDDNKIVCREVERQDAIAGSDENRQLMPSSN